In Micromonospora sp. NBC_01813, the following are encoded in one genomic region:
- the folE gene encoding GTP cyclohydrolase I: MTAAAEPRNGALVATTLGSKVHQAAPIGLGFDNEAAETAAAALLAALGIELDNEHMRATPARLTSALREMLTPPRFDPTSFENTEGYDQLVVVEAVPFYSLCEHHVLPFSGTATLAYLPGPRLVGLSKLAWVVQMFARRLQVQERMTAQIADWLVENLEPRGVGVQLRAEHLCMSLRGVRASGAVTTTSARRGALLDEPDRRQEWLHLTSPTR, encoded by the coding sequence ATGACAGCTGCGGCTGAGCCGAGGAACGGCGCGCTCGTTGCTACAACGCTGGGCAGCAAGGTCCATCAGGCAGCTCCCATCGGCCTTGGATTCGACAACGAGGCAGCAGAAACCGCAGCCGCCGCGCTGCTGGCAGCGCTCGGGATCGAGCTGGACAACGAGCACATGCGGGCGACACCTGCACGGCTCACAAGCGCGTTGCGGGAGATGTTGACACCTCCCCGGTTCGATCCGACGTCATTCGAAAACACCGAAGGCTACGACCAGCTCGTGGTCGTCGAAGCGGTGCCCTTCTACAGCTTATGCGAGCACCATGTCCTGCCCTTCTCAGGCACTGCCACGCTGGCTTACCTACCCGGCCCGCGACTCGTCGGGTTGTCAAAGCTGGCTTGGGTCGTGCAAATGTTCGCACGGCGGCTACAGGTGCAGGAGCGGATGACGGCACAGATCGCCGACTGGCTGGTGGAAAACCTGGAGCCGCGTGGTGTCGGCGTGCAACTGCGTGCGGAGCACCTGTGCATGAGCCTCCGTGGCGTTCGTGCATCCGGCGCGGTCACGACTACTTCGGCTCGCCGCGGTGCGCTCCTTGACGAACCAGATCGCCGACAGGAGTGGCTACACCTGACGTCGCCCACTCGATGA
- a CDS encoding AlbA family DNA-binding domain-containing protein → MPIRWSSIHQQLGEPPCDLSYEIIQAARDQGVVETDSLDWKRTLPGREPGDLDKFATDVAAMANTGGGIIVYGVAEEHGTSRAQEIIGVDASDATQRRLRQIANNRIDPIVAGVEMVPLTGDGKSVLVLSVPRSPDAPHMIGQRECFRVPYRDGSKNEWMRERNIEHAYRQRFDRQHDQTERLEAMTKDIADHLEGSSKAWLIGVARPSTPLPPLVKPLARGQVRELLEAVLRYANQLVPQDRFGREVLVRSLSDAALNPRTGLRRWIISPLADYGPEPRAAYLLVELHRDGSLAFAVDIGGWAPGQPEAPCQIYAPFVENFAVDLVALLSVYGRQMGGQAPMGFRIDLWKADPAAPVTPVDNLRASGFVSSRLERPAGARDVRRFHPFYGEVPIEGDNSDLLDAARIIASDILHQFGIGRHIVLPLA, encoded by the coding sequence GTGCCCATCCGCTGGAGTTCCATCCATCAGCAGCTCGGGGAGCCTCCGTGTGACCTCAGCTACGAGATCATTCAGGCTGCCCGGGACCAAGGCGTCGTAGAGACCGACAGCTTGGACTGGAAGCGGACCCTCCCGGGCAGGGAACCCGGTGACCTGGACAAGTTCGCCACGGACGTTGCCGCCATGGCCAACACCGGGGGCGGGATCATCGTCTACGGCGTGGCCGAGGAGCACGGCACCAGCCGAGCGCAGGAGATCATCGGTGTCGACGCATCCGACGCTACCCAGCGGCGGCTGCGGCAGATCGCGAACAACCGCATCGACCCGATCGTGGCGGGTGTGGAGATGGTGCCGCTGACCGGTGACGGCAAGTCTGTACTGGTGCTGTCGGTGCCGCGCAGCCCTGACGCACCTCACATGATCGGTCAACGGGAGTGCTTTCGCGTGCCCTACCGGGATGGGTCCAAGAACGAGTGGATGCGGGAGCGCAACATCGAGCACGCCTACCGTCAGCGCTTCGACCGGCAGCACGACCAGACGGAACGCTTGGAGGCCATGACCAAGGACATCGCCGACCACTTGGAAGGCAGCAGCAAGGCCTGGCTCATTGGGGTCGCGCGGCCCAGCACTCCTCTACCGCCCCTGGTCAAGCCGCTCGCACGCGGGCAGGTACGAGAACTGCTGGAGGCGGTGTTGCGGTACGCCAACCAGCTCGTGCCGCAGGACAGGTTCGGCCGAGAAGTGCTTGTCCGGTCGCTCAGTGATGCGGCGCTCAATCCGAGGACGGGGTTGCGGCGCTGGATCATCAGCCCACTGGCTGACTACGGTCCGGAGCCGCGCGCCGCATACCTGCTCGTGGAGCTGCATCGAGACGGGTCGCTGGCGTTTGCGGTCGATATTGGAGGTTGGGCACCCGGGCAGCCGGAGGCGCCGTGCCAAATCTATGCACCCTTCGTCGAGAATTTCGCTGTCGACCTCGTGGCCCTGCTCAGCGTGTACGGAAGGCAGATGGGCGGGCAGGCACCCATGGGCTTTCGGATCGACCTGTGGAAAGCGGATCCAGCCGCGCCCGTGACCCCTGTGGACAATTTACGAGCAAGCGGATTTGTCTCCTCGCGCCTGGAAAGGCCGGCAGGAGCCCGGGACGTGCGTCGTTTCCACCCGTTCTATGGCGAAGTGCCAATCGAAGGCGACAATTCAGACTTGCTGGACGCGGCCCGCATAATCGCATCTGACATCCTGCACCAGTTCGGCATTGGCCGTCACATTGTACTTCCCCTTGCGTGA
- a CDS encoding dTMP kinase: MIPNQAQTALHRGKLIAVTGIDGAGKSTLAASLHEAYKDAGHEALLIGKRTVDVPSSRSLSQYLDAVNAVVYRRDASVGQASGDRYWLFALAAWYTLQDQLVIRPALQTGVNVILDNTYHKILARYSVNPEVPTDLARQVFADLTRPDVVVFLHLPADEALRRKQQFTPLEAGRTGAEDEHFIAYQDHVTQALLALADESWASIDVSAKKPDVVLDEVLAMINDRRALALA, from the coding sequence GTGATTCCCAATCAGGCACAAACGGCGTTGCACCGAGGCAAGCTCATCGCGGTCACTGGCATTGACGGTGCCGGGAAGTCCACCCTCGCCGCGTCCCTACACGAGGCGTACAAGGACGCCGGCCATGAGGCGCTCCTGATCGGCAAACGCACCGTCGACGTGCCGTCGAGCCGCTCGCTGTCGCAGTACCTCGACGCGGTCAACGCCGTCGTCTACCGGCGCGACGCCAGCGTAGGCCAGGCCAGCGGCGACCGCTACTGGCTGTTCGCTCTCGCAGCCTGGTACACCCTGCAAGACCAACTTGTCATCCGCCCGGCTCTCCAGACCGGCGTGAACGTCATCCTGGACAACACGTACCACAAAATCCTGGCCCGCTACTCCGTCAACCCGGAGGTGCCGACCGACCTAGCCCGCCAGGTCTTCGCCGACCTGACCAGGCCGGATGTCGTGGTGTTCCTTCACCTCCCCGCCGACGAAGCTCTGCGCCGCAAGCAGCAGTTCACGCCTCTCGAAGCCGGTCGTACCGGGGCGGAGGACGAGCACTTCATCGCCTATCAAGATCACGTAACCCAGGCGCTGCTCGCACTGGCCGACGAATCCTGGGCGTCGATTGATGTCTCTGCCAAGAAGCCCGACGTCGTGCTGGACGAGGTGCTCGCCATGATCAACGACCGGCGCGCCCTCGCCCTCGCATGA
- a CDS encoding DUF397 domain-containing protein — protein sequence MGLDQAGAQWRKSSRSGNGNNCVEVATNLLTPTGRVLVRDSKNPTTAVLSISPNDWQAFVRGASRGRFTA from the coding sequence ATGGGACTTGACCAGGCCGGTGCCCAGTGGCGTAAGTCCAGCCGCAGCGGCAACGGCAATAACTGCGTGGAGGTGGCCACCAACCTCCTCACGCCGACCGGGCGGGTCCTCGTCCGAGACAGCAAGAACCCGACCACCGCCGTCCTGAGCATCAGCCCAAACGACTGGCAGGCGTTCGTCCGCGGAGCGAGCCGCGGACGCTTCACCGCCTAA
- a CDS encoding helix-turn-helix domain-containing protein → MVGSALLRRYVGRRLEALRRRAGLTQEQAADALQKGRTTIARMEDGHEAVRFRDIDVKAMLELYGAEPDDGRILLALTAETRNGRRKSWWHDRTETELPAFFALYVSLEDSAETIRQYEAELIPGLLQTRRYAEEVHGVAPGYIDADERRRQVDVRMERQSLLTRPRAPHLSVIVNEAVLRRLVGGREVMIEQFEHLLELTRRGNICIRVLPFSAGVHGGMAASTPFVLLTFPADRQSGEPLEPSLAYVDTLTGALYLNKPDESGTYQLVWEDIDRRSLNDDESRSMITSALEALRDA, encoded by the coding sequence ATGGTGGGTTCTGCGCTGTTACGTCGGTACGTCGGCCGACGACTCGAAGCACTCCGGCGGCGCGCCGGCCTGACTCAGGAACAGGCTGCCGACGCACTCCAGAAGGGCCGTACGACGATCGCTCGGATGGAGGACGGGCACGAGGCCGTGCGCTTCCGGGACATCGACGTCAAGGCCATGTTGGAGCTCTACGGCGCGGAGCCTGACGACGGGAGGATCCTCCTCGCGCTCACCGCAGAGACCCGCAACGGGCGGCGGAAGTCCTGGTGGCACGACCGCACGGAGACCGAGCTTCCGGCCTTCTTCGCGCTCTACGTATCGCTGGAGGACTCTGCCGAGACGATCCGGCAGTACGAAGCGGAGCTGATCCCGGGTCTGCTGCAGACCCGGCGCTACGCCGAGGAAGTCCACGGCGTGGCGCCGGGCTACATCGACGCCGACGAGCGACGGCGTCAGGTGGACGTCCGAATGGAGCGACAGTCGCTGCTCACCCGCCCTCGCGCGCCACACTTGAGCGTCATCGTCAACGAGGCCGTGCTGCGTCGTCTCGTCGGCGGGCGCGAGGTGATGATCGAGCAGTTCGAGCACCTGCTCGAACTAACCCGGCGTGGGAACATCTGTATTCGGGTGCTCCCCTTCTCGGCCGGAGTCCACGGTGGCATGGCTGCATCCACGCCGTTCGTGTTGCTGACCTTCCCCGCAGACCGACAGAGCGGTGAGCCGCTGGAGCCCTCGCTCGCCTACGTCGACACTCTGACGGGGGCGCTCTACCTCAACAAGCCGGATGAGTCCGGCACCTACCAGCTTGTCTGGGAAGACATCGACCGTCGCTCGCTCAACGACGACGAGTCGAGAAGCATGATCACTTCTGCATTGGAGGCACTACGTGACGCCTGA
- a CDS encoding S1 family peptidase — protein sequence MGEPVQYGPDGIFIHTTDIRDAVFPLAEVADGRAANPTGTGFLVGLSGFALTASHCVPRDVTNLRAFFRLPNRWAAVHVLAAERHPTEDVALLRLSIKGQIWGMLRLDDRRLSPEHGVEVLGYPEETFYERLRPDGTASYNPQIVNTRAYIRRLVNNPDHDMRGGGESFYELSQLAGDGCSGAPAVAYDAPGSKTYKVVGIYKGQRQMTSSGGITTSVGYATRSEMFAGWCPDILCQTLLKEANPPDGVEPIVLGPTDFAGSPYPPHDGASASRG from the coding sequence ATGGGGGAGCCAGTGCAATACGGTCCAGACGGCATCTTTATTCACACAACGGACATTAGAGATGCGGTGTTTCCGCTCGCCGAGGTGGCGGACGGCCGAGCTGCGAACCCGACTGGGACTGGCTTCCTTGTCGGGCTCTCGGGCTTCGCGCTGACGGCGTCGCATTGTGTCCCGCGAGATGTCACCAACCTCCGAGCGTTCTTCCGACTGCCGAACCGATGGGCGGCAGTCCACGTCTTGGCCGCGGAGCGCCACCCGACCGAAGATGTCGCGCTCCTGCGGCTGTCGATCAAGGGGCAGATCTGGGGAATGCTCCGCCTTGACGACCGGCGGCTGAGCCCGGAGCACGGGGTCGAGGTGTTGGGCTACCCGGAGGAGACGTTCTACGAGCGGCTTCGGCCTGATGGCACAGCGTCGTACAACCCACAGATCGTCAACACTCGTGCCTACATCCGGAGGCTGGTGAACAACCCGGACCACGACATGCGCGGCGGCGGCGAGTCGTTCTACGAGTTGTCACAGCTCGCCGGGGACGGATGCTCCGGTGCACCCGCCGTCGCCTACGACGCGCCCGGCTCGAAGACCTACAAGGTTGTCGGCATCTACAAAGGCCAGCGGCAGATGACCAGCTCCGGTGGAATCACCACGTCGGTCGGGTACGCCACGCGGAGCGAGATGTTCGCTGGCTGGTGTCCGGACATTTTATGCCAGACTCTTCTAAAAGAGGCAAATCCTCCAGATGGGGTCGAGCCGATAGTGCTCGGGCCAACGGACTTCGCTGGCAGCCCTTACCCGCCGCATGACGGTGCTTCCGCCAGCCGAGGTTAG
- a CDS encoding helix-turn-helix domain-containing protein — protein sequence MSTISLPSTQSTPSLDPDGPCRDLLAACSPQTGLVAMWLAGRCLCLLRTARTISQNHAASAAGFSIAVIRAIETGARAVRPGELTALCDLYQPAGELRATLLALLSHTQPGWWDQFSTSVLPPPTRLYLALEDACALTWQYQSTVIPGLLQTPAYAAAVLARTNLPPSVMAGRLQARRERQRRMLIHRGKARVDITIAEAALTRAITTPDEMDEQLQFIANLATFKNVRVRVLPSTVLPPGSNSATIFSVGTEACAWRESGTSMHPANDRRYMRMRDVIDAAALDAESSRKLIIDTVKTVGAG from the coding sequence TTGTCCACGATTTCGCTGCCTTCTACCCAATCCACACCCAGCCTCGATCCGGACGGCCCATGCCGGGACCTGCTCGCTGCGTGCTCACCACAAACCGGCCTGGTGGCGATGTGGCTCGCCGGCCGCTGTCTCTGCCTTCTGCGCACCGCGCGGACGATCAGCCAGAATCACGCCGCGTCTGCGGCCGGCTTCAGCATCGCGGTCATCCGTGCGATCGAGACTGGGGCCCGCGCTGTGCGACCAGGCGAGCTGACGGCCCTGTGCGACCTCTACCAGCCGGCAGGCGAACTCAGGGCGACGCTGCTGGCGCTCCTCTCCCACACCCAGCCCGGCTGGTGGGATCAATTCTCCACCTCGGTGCTTCCCCCACCCACCAGGCTCTACCTCGCGCTGGAAGACGCCTGCGCCCTGACATGGCAGTACCAATCCACCGTCATTCCCGGCCTGCTCCAAACACCGGCGTACGCAGCAGCGGTGCTCGCGCGCACCAATCTTCCACCATCGGTGATGGCCGGACGTCTCCAAGCACGACGTGAGCGCCAGCGACGGATGCTGATACACCGTGGTAAGGCGCGTGTCGACATCACGATCGCCGAGGCGGCACTGACCCGTGCCATAACGACACCGGACGAGATGGATGAACAGCTCCAGTTCATAGCCAACCTCGCCACTTTCAAAAACGTACGGGTACGGGTCCTACCATCGACTGTCCTCCCGCCTGGGAGCAATTCGGCGACGATCTTTAGCGTCGGGACCGAGGCATGCGCTTGGCGCGAATCCGGAACGAGTATGCATCCCGCTAATGACCGCCGATACATGCGGATGCGCGACGTTATCGATGCGGCAGCGCTCGACGCAGAGTCTTCCCGGAAACTGATTATTGACACGGTTAAAACTGTGGGCGCGGGCTAG
- a CDS encoding 7-carboxy-7-deazaguanine synthase QueE, with product MAELFGPTLQGEGPSTGQRAVFVRLSGCNLDCRWCDTPYTWDWTRFDQAAESREMSVEAVSSWVLSHDADLVVITGGEPLIQHRRLLPLVMALHTAGCRVEIETNGTVDPGSAFTAYARLNVSPKLAGSGIPADRRIRPDVLRALCDSGVAIFKFVISEPSDIAELVELQRQLDLSPVWVMPQGTDHQTVLAGIGTLVGPALQHGWNLSSRLHVSLWGDERGR from the coding sequence GTGGCAGAGCTGTTCGGCCCCACGCTGCAAGGCGAAGGGCCGTCGACCGGGCAGCGAGCAGTGTTCGTGCGACTGTCCGGCTGCAACCTCGATTGCCGCTGGTGCGACACCCCCTACACCTGGGACTGGACGCGGTTCGACCAGGCAGCGGAGTCCAGGGAGATGTCCGTTGAGGCGGTGAGTTCGTGGGTGCTGTCCCACGATGCTGACCTCGTAGTAATCACCGGCGGCGAGCCGCTCATCCAGCATCGTCGGCTCCTGCCGCTCGTCATGGCACTGCACACTGCCGGCTGCCGGGTGGAGATCGAGACGAACGGGACTGTCGACCCGGGCTCGGCGTTCACGGCATATGCGCGGCTGAACGTCTCGCCCAAGCTGGCGGGCTCCGGCATACCGGCCGACCGGCGGATCCGACCCGACGTCCTACGCGCGCTCTGCGACAGCGGCGTGGCGATCTTCAAGTTCGTCATCAGCGAACCCTCCGATATCGCGGAACTGGTCGAACTCCAACGGCAGCTCGATCTCTCCCCGGTCTGGGTAATGCCGCAAGGTACCGACCATCAGACCGTTCTCGCTGGAATCGGCACCCTGGTAGGCCCGGCTCTCCAGCACGGCTGGAATCTCAGTTCCAGGCTCCACGTCTCGCTGTGGGGAGACGAACGTGGACGCTGA
- a CDS encoding NUDIX hydrolase, producing the protein MIISDFRDRILMITRATPPAGRAPVAGHRDDHGAAWDVARNEVSEEVGLTVTSLTLTIPRHWRDNVCRRRAGSLGVGHYWTIFQATVTGKVQPNLTEAIDARWYTERELQNLTDRTIAYAKGFLSNKEFATEPGLQPVWVTFLKKIGRIRVSQADLTLVQDAARDPQVRQP; encoded by the coding sequence GTGATCATTTCCGACTTTCGAGACCGCATCCTGATGATCACACGTGCAACCCCTCCAGCCGGCCGAGCCCCGGTTGCCGGACACCGCGACGACCACGGCGCTGCCTGGGACGTCGCACGTAACGAAGTCAGCGAAGAGGTCGGCTTGACCGTCACTTCGCTAACACTGACGATCCCACGCCACTGGCGTGACAACGTTTGCCGCCGCCGAGCCGGGTCGCTCGGCGTCGGCCACTATTGGACGATTTTCCAGGCCACCGTAACTGGCAAAGTCCAGCCGAACCTGACAGAAGCGATCGACGCCCGCTGGTACACCGAACGCGAACTACAGAATCTCACCGACCGCACCATTGCCTACGCGAAAGGATTCCTCAGTAACAAGGAGTTTGCCACCGAGCCAGGCCTTCAACCCGTATGGGTGACCTTCTTGAAAAAGATCGGTCGCATCCGCGTCAGTCAGGCTGACCTGACTCTGGTTCAGGATGCGGCACGTGACCCTCAGGTGCGCCAACCCTAG
- a CDS encoding winged helix-turn-helix domain-containing protein: MPTPSKPAEPVFRRIMREIESAIATGDLKPGDKIPSTAELGEQYECSAPTVRQALARLQERGVLQGHQGRGVYVNSAQD, translated from the coding sequence GTGCCGACCCCCTCCAAGCCCGCAGAGCCGGTCTTCCGGCGCATCATGCGCGAAATCGAGTCCGCCATCGCCACCGGTGACCTCAAACCCGGTGACAAGATCCCGTCCACAGCGGAGCTCGGCGAACAGTACGAATGCTCAGCCCCAACCGTCCGCCAAGCCCTCGCCCGCCTCCAGGAACGCGGCGTCCTCCAAGGCCACCAAGGCCGAGGCGTCTACGTCAACAGCGCACAGGACTGA
- a CDS encoding NUDIX hydrolase, whose translation MLEFDDARVWLERARQGVTDPFAAEVWVFEEKLQQVLLVRHRWRGWVPPGGRVEGGETPREAARRELLEETGIVAELLTEPAAVFVRSYRSDWSPTLGLAYATVVDPSSQLRWEHHQPAAWMPLSEDWEGAFPEDSKRMRQFAAHLVRARSGTVR comes from the coding sequence GTGCTTGAGTTCGACGACGCTCGGGTGTGGCTGGAGCGTGCTCGTCAGGGTGTGACGGATCCGTTTGCCGCCGAAGTGTGGGTATTCGAGGAAAAGCTCCAGCAGGTGCTGCTCGTCCGGCATCGCTGGCGGGGCTGGGTGCCTCCAGGTGGCCGCGTCGAGGGTGGTGAGACGCCTCGCGAAGCCGCCCGTCGTGAGCTGTTGGAAGAGACAGGGATCGTCGCTGAGCTGCTGACCGAGCCGGCTGCTGTCTTTGTGCGCTCCTATCGTTCGGACTGGTCTCCTACCCTCGGGCTGGCGTACGCGACAGTGGTTGACCCGTCTTCGCAGCTGAGATGGGAGCACCATCAGCCGGCGGCGTGGATGCCGTTGAGCGAGGATTGGGAGGGCGCGTTTCCCGAGGACAGCAAGCGGATGCGCCAGTTCGCGGCTCATCTCGTGCGAGCCCGGTCGGGGACCGTTCGCTAG
- a CDS encoding DUF2797 domain-containing protein, which produces MDRETSIGYTCHGVTWATGKPTLLLANASAHRLEHVEIVGRALGFRATKAARYCTGRYRFVGTYKVEPLPCPRQAEAAVGDQCASCSAQDEFRLAHRFHHGGYVPDSLHAYMAQPHFLYLATFAHAVSKVGTAARPRKSSRLNEQGPIRATYLAEVADGRTVRHLEDSLSAHLGVAQTIRAAAKVAALVTPDIEEAEAAHENLLARAVAHLADLRQTPINEAWSPPVASQKLTTPPGQHQRVSYPHDLREGKHGFYIESCLGTAVLVRLTPEPDPDPTRYVVDLNALRGAHVDLGNFSSPPTPTQAALF; this is translated from the coding sequence ATGGACCGCGAGACCAGCATCGGGTACACCTGTCATGGGGTAACCTGGGCTACCGGCAAGCCCACCCTGCTCCTCGCGAATGCCAGCGCACACCGGCTCGAACACGTCGAAATCGTCGGCCGGGCTCTCGGATTCAGAGCAACGAAGGCTGCACGGTATTGCACCGGCAGGTACCGCTTCGTTGGGACGTACAAAGTCGAGCCGCTGCCGTGTCCACGCCAGGCCGAGGCCGCCGTCGGCGATCAATGCGCCTCGTGCTCAGCGCAGGACGAGTTCCGGCTTGCCCACCGCTTCCATCATGGCGGTTACGTCCCAGACTCGCTGCATGCGTACATGGCCCAGCCCCACTTCCTCTACCTGGCCACCTTCGCACACGCCGTGTCCAAGGTGGGCACAGCAGCCAGACCGCGCAAGTCGTCGCGCCTGAACGAGCAGGGCCCGATACGAGCGACCTACCTCGCTGAGGTTGCGGACGGGCGCACTGTTCGTCATCTCGAGGACTCGCTCAGCGCCCACCTTGGGGTGGCGCAGACGATCCGCGCGGCTGCGAAGGTCGCCGCGCTGGTCACCCCCGACATCGAAGAAGCCGAGGCTGCTCATGAGAACCTCCTCGCACGAGCAGTCGCACACCTGGCCGACTTGCGCCAAACGCCCATCAACGAAGCATGGTCTCCGCCCGTCGCGAGCCAGAAACTCACGACGCCGCCCGGCCAGCACCAACGAGTGAGCTACCCGCACGACCTCCGCGAGGGTAAGCACGGCTTCTACATCGAGTCCTGTCTCGGGACCGCCGTTCTCGTGCGACTCACCCCGGAACCAGACCCCGACCCCACGCGGTACGTCGTAGACCTCAACGCCCTCAGAGGTGCCCATGTTGACCTGGGCAACTTCTCGTCACCACCAACTCCAACCCAGGCAGCGCTGTTCTGA
- a CDS encoding class I SAM-dependent methyltransferase produces the protein MRPPDALGGWDEEDNAERYERFTRDFPFYRIASRDLVARADLSGADTVVDLCGGTGTTAVVALDAMPLHSRVITIDNAKAMHAVGQRSRTDPRITWLLANAEDAATAVAGPVDAVICNAAIWKTDTSATFAAVKRILRPGGRLAFNIGGGFAGLAKPDRQTGQTPSLTGMITEIAIRDYGYVPEAGRDDRPVLTATVVHEQLRSAGLTVLTTDVVTQPGTLEEKRAWLSIPLFARPPGQFSHRQRMEILDHAYREVDPTRGTSTQWLVVTAEA, from the coding sequence ATGAGACCACCAGACGCACTTGGCGGCTGGGACGAGGAAGACAACGCTGAGCGCTACGAACGGTTCACCCGTGACTTCCCGTTCTACCGAATCGCCAGCCGAGATCTCGTAGCCCGCGCAGACCTCTCCGGCGCAGATACCGTCGTGGATTTGTGCGGCGGGACCGGCACCACGGCCGTCGTCGCGCTCGACGCCATGCCCCTGCACAGCCGCGTCATCACCATCGACAACGCGAAAGCTATGCACGCCGTTGGCCAGCGCAGCCGCACTGACCCACGAATCACCTGGCTCCTCGCTAACGCCGAAGACGCCGCTACCGCAGTCGCCGGACCAGTCGACGCAGTCATATGCAACGCAGCCATCTGGAAGACCGACACCAGCGCGACGTTCGCCGCGGTCAAACGCATCCTCCGGCCAGGAGGCCGGCTCGCCTTCAATATCGGCGGCGGATTCGCCGGCCTTGCCAAGCCCGACCGCCAAACGGGTCAAACGCCGTCGCTCACCGGCATGATCACCGAGATCGCCATCCGCGACTACGGCTACGTGCCAGAGGCCGGCAGGGACGACAGACCAGTGCTGACGGCGACCGTCGTTCACGAGCAGCTCCGCAGCGCTGGACTCACAGTCCTGACGACAGACGTCGTCACCCAGCCAGGCACCCTCGAGGAGAAGCGTGCCTGGCTCTCCATCCCGCTGTTCGCCCGCCCACCGGGGCAGTTCAGCCACCGGCAACGCATGGAAATTCTCGACCATGCCTACCGCGAGGTCGACCCGACCCGAGGCACCAGCACCCAATGGCTCGTCGTCACCGCCGAAGCCTGA
- a CDS encoding DUF397 domain-containing protein: MTPDQTGAQWRKSSRSGAGNNCVEVATNLLTPTGRVLVRDSKNPTTAVLSISPDDWQAFVRSASCGHFTS; the protein is encoded by the coding sequence GTGACGCCTGACCAGACCGGTGCCCAGTGGCGTAAGTCCAGCCGCAGCGGGGCGGGCAACAACTGCGTGGAGGTGGCCACCAACCTCCTCACGCCGACCGGGCGGGTCCTCGTCCGAGACAGCAAGAACCCGACCACCGCCGTCCTGAGCATCAGCCCAGACGACTGGCAGGCGTTCGTCCGCAGCGCAAGCTGTGGACACTTCACCAGCTGA
- a CDS encoding 6-pyruvoyl trahydropterin synthase family protein, with protein MSYVIAKGFSFSASHQLPGLPDGHQCGRLHGHNYTVEVVFGADELVDPGFVTDFGNLAPLKAYLSTNFDHRHLNDVLQEPPTSEHLAAHLADWVVENLEPSLTGHLIRVRVSETESTWAEYTPDRLR; from the coding sequence GTGAGCTACGTGATCGCTAAAGGCTTTAGCTTCAGCGCGAGCCACCAGCTGCCCGGCCTGCCGGACGGTCACCAGTGTGGACGGCTCCACGGACACAACTACACCGTCGAGGTCGTGTTCGGCGCGGATGAGCTCGTCGACCCGGGATTCGTTACCGACTTTGGCAATCTGGCGCCGTTGAAGGCGTATCTCAGCACCAACTTCGATCACCGCCATCTCAACGACGTCCTCCAGGAACCGCCGACAAGCGAACATCTGGCCGCGCACCTGGCGGACTGGGTAGTCGAGAACTTGGAGCCGTCGTTGACTGGTCACCTGATCCGGGTCCGGGTGTCGGAAACCGAGTCGACATGGGCCGAGTACACCCCGGACCGGCTGCGATGA